The Clostridium sp. 'White wine YQ' genome contains a region encoding:
- a CDS encoding DUF1189 domain-containing protein: MEKLNIFQKFIYSITNIKSYIVFLREKTAKGVLYILLLSVIFGGIKGYDVSRDVKIYFDNARTYLEENKDNFKLENGKLTIGTRPILKEEQNTLLFIDTSYDYDQYDQNKLAQLNLEKYMTSTLIFRDRVVVNNNGKQTVQKFSELGFNLDVNMIINILSATTLVMIILTIFTIIQVFIGNILWAVVLALAGLSAAYWLKVKIRFKGLYRISLYTLTTSIILDTILFLTRVVIPFFDIIYIAIAFVYLILALKHIKEEVSEEELFIIG; this comes from the coding sequence GTGGAAAAATTAAACATTTTTCAAAAGTTTATATATAGTATCACCAATATAAAAAGTTATATAGTATTTTTAAGAGAAAAGACTGCTAAGGGAGTATTATATATATTATTATTAAGCGTAATTTTTGGGGGAATTAAAGGTTATGATGTATCAAGGGATGTAAAAATCTATTTTGATAATGCAAGAACATATTTAGAAGAAAATAAAGATAATTTTAAACTTGAAAATGGAAAATTAACTATAGGAACAAGACCTATTCTAAAAGAAGAACAGAATACACTATTATTTATAGATACAAGTTATGATTATGATCAATATGATCAAAATAAACTTGCTCAATTAAACTTAGAGAAGTATATGACATCTACCCTTATATTTAGAGATAGAGTTGTAGTAAATAACAATGGAAAACAAACAGTTCAAAAATTTTCAGAACTTGGTTTTAACCTAGATGTTAATATGATAATAAATATATTATCAGCAACTACACTTGTAATGATAATTTTAACTATATTTACAATAATTCAAGTGTTTATTGGAAATATATTATGGGCAGTAGTACTAGCTTTAGCAGGACTCAGCGCAGCTTATTGGCTTAAAGTTAAGATTAGATTTAAAGGCTTATATAGAATTTCATTGTATACATTAACTACATCTATAATTTTAGATACCATCTTATTTTTAACCAGAGTAGTTATACCATTTTTTGATATTATATATATAGCTATAGCTTTCGTATATTTAATTTTAGCTTTGAAGCATATAAAAGAAGAAGTTTCAGAAGAAGAATTATTTATTATTGGATAA
- the crcB gene encoding fluoride efflux transporter CrcB: MSYILVALGGGTGSIVRYVLGKYISEKSNKSFPLGTFIINVTGAILLGIVSSIGVSNNILLLLADGFLGAYTTFSTFMYEGFNLFKDKEKLNAFIYIFGSLILGVLGFYLGSIIVKI; the protein is encoded by the coding sequence ATGTCATATATTTTAGTTGCACTAGGCGGAGGAACTGGGAGTATCGTAAGATATGTTCTTGGAAAATACATAAGCGAAAAATCTAATAAATCTTTTCCTTTAGGAACATTTATTATAAATGTTACAGGTGCTATTTTATTAGGGATAGTTAGTTCTATAGGAGTAAGCAATAACATTTTGCTTCTTTTAGCTGATGGCTTCTTAGGAGCATATACAACTTTTTCAACCTTTATGTATGAAGGTTTTAACTTATTTAAAGACAAGGAAAAGTTAAATGCTTTTATTTATATTTTTGGTTCTCTTATTCTAGGTGTATTAGGATTTTACTTAGGTTCTATAATTGTTAAGATATAA
- a CDS encoding L,D-transpeptidase yields the protein MNKKFSIKSLINKNKVFILSYVLVLSISTSLVIFSVVNYTYLIQNFKSKFNDGDYAEASRIAISSQTYNPVKLLMFTGDLKNFLSDSLNNTIKSYKNAEISESETLYLISKIDYYGLFSKEIEDFKATLPSIKESNKNFQAGLNAIKSEDYKTSITSFSKVSEYDSNYKLALDYKKTYFDKLKKATLDKANDLASNKYYTDAINLIKSDLKDYYNDDKEISDTIASYEKQKADYLASKNKSDSSKAASTTPLAVSLSNINTLNLTSLTSYLLYVNIADQKTYVFKGIKNNWKLSKTLSCSTGKDDSDTPKGVFQVQEKGDWFYSEKYKQGAKYWIQFQGDYLFHSVPFEEDKKTVIDPSLGSPLSHGCVRLSIEDAKWLYDTINKGTKVIIN from the coding sequence ATGAATAAAAAATTCTCTATTAAATCTCTTATAAATAAAAACAAAGTTTTTATATTATCCTACGTTTTAGTATTATCCATATCTACCTCCTTAGTTATTTTTTCAGTAGTAAATTACACTTACTTAATTCAAAATTTCAAATCAAAGTTTAATGATGGAGATTATGCTGAAGCTAGTAGAATAGCTATATCTAGTCAGACATATAATCCTGTTAAGCTTTTAATGTTTACAGGAGATTTAAAAAATTTTTTAAGTGATTCTCTAAATAACACTATTAAATCATATAAAAATGCTGAAATTTCAGAAAGTGAAACACTTTATTTAATATCAAAAATTGATTATTATGGACTTTTTTCAAAGGAGATAGAAGATTTCAAAGCAACATTACCTTCCATTAAGGAGTCAAATAAAAACTTTCAGGCGGGCTTAAATGCTATTAAAAGTGAAGATTACAAAACTTCAATCACCAGTTTTTCAAAAGTTTCTGAGTACGATTCAAATTATAAATTAGCTTTAGACTATAAAAAAACTTACTTTGATAAGCTTAAAAAGGCTACTCTAGATAAGGCGAATGACTTAGCGAGCAATAAATATTATACTGATGCTATAAATCTAATAAAATCTGATTTAAAGGATTATTATAATGATGATAAGGAAATCTCTGATACTATTGCATCCTATGAAAAACAAAAAGCTGATTACTTAGCAAGTAAAAATAAATCTGATTCTTCAAAGGCTGCATCAACAACTCCATTAGCAGTAAGCCTTAGCAATATTAATACACTAAATCTTACTAGCTTAACCTCTTATCTGCTTTATGTTAATATCGCAGATCAAAAGACCTATGTTTTTAAAGGAATAAAAAATAATTGGAAACTATCAAAGACTCTTTCTTGTTCAACAGGTAAAGATGATTCAGATACTCCAAAAGGAGTTTTTCAAGTTCAAGAAAAAGGTGATTGGTTCTATTCTGAGAAATATAAGCAAGGAGCTAAATACTGGATTCAGTTCCAGGGCGACTATTTATTTCATTCAGTTCCTTTCGAGGAAGATAAAAAGACAGTTATTGACCCTTCATTAGGATCTCCATTATCACATGGTTGTGTTCGTTTATCTATAGAGGATGCAAAATGGCTATATGATACTATAAATAAAGGAACTAAAGTTATAATTAATTAA
- a CDS encoding DUF6465 family protein, with the protein MPHRKKVIDEVIDSVNTAAKVTSKKISTTLNKENVKKAVDGVKDTVGGLAEEGEKVVRTTARKAKKVTLKPELFIEYQGNQISQEDLISRVYSSLEGKVDLLKVKSLKLYFNVSENKVYVVINTSDTFIVDLN; encoded by the coding sequence ATGCCACATAGAAAAAAAGTTATTGATGAAGTAATTGATAGCGTAAATACTGCAGCAAAGGTTACTTCCAAAAAAATATCTACTACGCTTAATAAGGAAAATGTAAAGAAAGCAGTAGATGGAGTAAAAGATACAGTTGGTGGTTTGGCTGAAGAAGGGGAAAAAGTAGTTAGAACCACTGCAAGAAAAGCTAAGAAAGTTACATTGAAACCTGAATTATTTATAGAATATCAAGGAAATCAAATATCTCAAGAAGATCTAATTTCTAGAGTTTATTCTTCCCTTGAAGGAAAAGTTGATTTATTAAAAGTTAAAAGTTTAAAGCTATATTTTAATGTTTCAGAAAACAAAGTTTATGTAGTTATTAATACTTCAGATACCTTTATTGTTGACCTTAACTGA
- a CDS encoding DUF1189 domain-containing protein, translating to MEKINFFKKIYISIIKPKDYYILIRETVIKAIIYMMILTLITGVISFIVPAMGYYKFISLMEGEINNGFPEFTLKDGILDVKEREPIVISKKNKPTIIIDTSGNTSENVLNKYDKCILILKDRAISKRNRYKIDRATYDFLDGISLDKRKAQQLIPRLKYVVYLIVFLTPLLIVILNLFLALMVSLIGTLINAVLRWPLEYKTIYKISIYSITLPIIIAAILRVTGLSISYRYYFYILIGGVYVIISMTRGLKKIVENT from the coding sequence ATGGAGAAAATTAATTTTTTTAAAAAGATTTACATAAGCATTATTAAGCCAAAGGATTACTATATTTTAATTAGAGAAACAGTAATTAAGGCTATCATATATATGATGATACTAACATTAATAACAGGAGTTATAAGCTTTATAGTACCAGCCATGGGATATTATAAATTCATATCGCTAATGGAAGGTGAAATAAATAATGGATTTCCTGAATTCACTCTTAAGGATGGAATCTTAGATGTAAAAGAAAGAGAGCCCATAGTAATATCAAAGAAAAATAAGCCTACTATTATAATTGACACGTCAGGAAATACTTCAGAAAACGTGCTTAATAAGTATGATAAATGTATACTTATTTTAAAGGACAGGGCTATTTCAAAGAGAAATAGATATAAAATAGATAGAGCCACATATGATTTCCTAGATGGAATAAGTTTAGATAAGAGAAAAGCTCAACAACTTATTCCTAGGTTAAAATACGTAGTGTACTTAATAGTATTTTTAACACCTTTATTAATTGTTATATTAAATTTATTTTTGGCACTTATGGTATCATTAATTGGAACATTAATTAATGCAGTACTTAGGTGGCCGCTAGAATATAAAACCATTTATAAAATATCAATTTACTCTATAACACTGCCCATTATTATAGCGGCTATTCTTAGAGTAACAGGATTATCGATAAGTTATAGATATTATTTTTATATATTAATTGGAGGAGTATATGTAATAATTTCAATGACTAGAGGGCTAAAGAAAATAGTTGAAAATACATAA
- the crcB gene encoding fluoride efflux transporter CrcB, with protein sequence MKKYVFIFIGGMLGAILRYLIKNIDITSFYSGVIPLNTLAINICGSFILALVLTTSIEVYDFNVNIRLGIATGFLGAFTTFSTICKESVNLIRQGHYYSSIFYLFSSVILGLISAYLGVLFTRKVISKLILKNNTLNEIDAEASIDEEV encoded by the coding sequence ATGAAAAAATACGTTTTTATATTTATAGGTGGAATGCTCGGAGCTATTTTAAGATATTTAATAAAAAATATTGATATTACAAGCTTCTATTCTGGAGTTATTCCTCTAAATACACTAGCTATAAATATTTGTGGAAGTTTTATTTTAGCATTAGTTTTAACAACTTCAATAGAAGTTTACGACTTTAATGTAAATATAAGACTAGGGATAGCCACCGGTTTCCTTGGAGCTTTTACAACATTCTCTACTATATGTAAGGAATCTGTTAATCTAATACGCCAAGGACACTATTATTCTTCTATATTCTATTTATTTTCTTCAGTTATTCTTGGACTAATATCAGCTTACTTAGGAGTCCTTTTTACTAGAAAGGTTATTTCTAAGCTAATACTTAAGAATAATACTTTAAATGAAATAGATGCTGAAGCTTCAATAGATGAGGAGGTTTAA
- the pepT gene encoding peptidase T, with translation MKRVQDRFLEYVKINTTADESTGTTPSFKGEFDLANVLEKELKVLGLKDVEVCEHGYVYATLPSNTDKEIPVIGFISHMDTSPDMTGENVNPQVVKYNGGDIILNKEKNIVLSPKEFPELEDYKGKELITTDGTTLLGADDKAGISEIMAAMEYLVEHPEIKHGEIRVAFTPDEEIGEGTKFFNVDKFGAKYAYTIDGGTLGELEYENFNAASGKVIVKGRNVHPGYAYNKMINSMKIALEFDALLPQMEVPEKTKGYEGFFHLTDIKGEVEETTLSYIIRDFSFEGYKNRMNLMKEKAQELNEKYKMQLVEVEIKESYRNMKEKIEPVMFVVENAKLAMEMSDVVPNIRPIRGGTDGARLSFMGVPTPNIFTGGENFHGKYEYIPIESMEKAVEVILNIVKVYTK, from the coding sequence ATGAAAAGAGTACAAGATAGATTTTTAGAATACGTTAAAATAAACACAACAGCTGATGAAAGTACAGGAACAACTCCAAGTTTTAAGGGAGAATTTGATTTAGCAAATGTTTTAGAGAAAGAATTGAAGGTATTAGGCTTAAAGGATGTTGAAGTATGTGAACATGGATATGTGTATGCAACACTTCCATCTAATACTGATAAAGAAATACCAGTTATAGGTTTTATATCACATATGGATACTTCTCCAGATATGACAGGAGAAAATGTAAATCCACAAGTAGTTAAATATAATGGTGGAGATATAATACTAAATAAAGAAAAAAATATAGTGTTATCACCAAAGGAATTTCCTGAACTTGAAGACTATAAAGGAAAAGAACTTATAACTACTGATGGAACAACTCTTTTAGGTGCAGATGATAAGGCAGGTATCTCAGAAATCATGGCTGCAATGGAGTATTTAGTAGAACATCCAGAAATTAAGCATGGAGAAATAAGAGTAGCCTTTACTCCAGATGAAGAAATTGGAGAAGGAACTAAATTCTTTAATGTTGATAAATTTGGAGCTAAATATGCCTATACAATAGATGGCGGAACCCTAGGAGAATTAGAATACGAAAACTTTAATGCTGCTAGTGGTAAGGTTATAGTTAAGGGAAGAAATGTTCATCCTGGGTATGCATATAACAAGATGATAAATTCTATGAAAATAGCATTAGAGTTTGATGCACTATTACCTCAAATGGAAGTGCCTGAAAAGACTAAGGGATATGAAGGATTCTTTCATTTAACAGATATTAAAGGAGAAGTGGAAGAAACTACTTTAAGCTATATAATAAGAGATTTTTCTTTTGAAGGATATAAAAATAGAATGAATTTAATGAAAGAAAAAGCTCAAGAATTAAATGAAAAATATAAAATGCAGTTAGTTGAAGTTGAAATAAAAGAAAGTTATAGAAATATGAAGGAAAAAATAGAGCCAGTAATGTTTGTGGTTGAAAATGCTAAACTAGCTATGGAAATGTCAGATGTAGTTCCTAACATAAGACCAATAAGAGGGGGAACAGATGGAGCAAGACTTTCATTTATGGGAGTGCCAACACCAAATATATTTACTGGAGGAGAGAATTTCCATGGAAAATATGAATATATTCCAATAGAGTCTATGGAAAAGGCAGTAGAAGTAATTTTAAATATAGTTAAGGTTTATACAAAATAA
- the addA gene encoding helicase-exonuclease AddAB subunit AddA, with protein MATKWTSEQLMAIDTRGCNLLVAAAAGSGKTAVLVERIIKIITDKENPVDIDRLLVVTFTSAAAGEMRERIADAISKELEKDPNSKILQKQLTLLSRANITTMHSFCLDVIRNNFHEIDLDPSFRISDETEGTLMKLEAITEIFEELYEAENKEFLNLLDAYGGGKDDKRLQDLALNLYEFSMSGPWPEKWLNEKAEEFNITSEEELENSSWIRVLKESISTELQGVIRNLETALDLAENSSGLEPYGENLREDISLIRDISEKLYSASLEELYRAISSVEFSKLKRVLAKNVEEPKVQERIKKVRDEAKKSMGAISQEIFNAPPKDIISDLRITYPLMKSLTKLVIKFKNTYEEKKRERGILDFNDLEHLCLKILINEETESVVPSQVALGFREKFDEVLVDEYQDSNNVQETIVSLVSRKELENPNLFMVGDVKQSIYRFRQAKPELFLQKYNSYSTEEGSKNRKIMLYKNFRSREEVISGVNFVFKELMSETLGELEYTEEEALNLGASYPEADIEEAIIGGALELHIGEKSPEEAQEVEEENEATEEEDEDLTGVQLEARIVGKRIKELMTAKDDKAFMVMDKTTGTYRKVRFKDIVILLRATKNWSTVFSEELGALGIPVYSDTGTGYFETIEIRTILSLLQIIDNPLQDVPMLASLRSPIFSFNANELGELRILGENKYFYETIQDIVEDRITVSEEFKEKCNYFITSLSKWRKRAAYTPIDEFIWYLYMDTSYYGFVGAMPNGAQRQANLKILFQRAKQFETTSFKGLFNFINFIHKLRKSSGDMGSAKILGENEDVVRIMSIHKSKGLEFPVVFLSGIGKKFNLMDLNKEVMFHDELGLGPQVIDLENRITYPSIAKNAIKRKILLETLSEEMRILYVALTRAKEKLILTGSVSNFEKAAEKWNSSASMGDEKIPAAELIKKRSFLDWIGIALCRHKDGEMIRGSNEVYKIIDGDKSKWNIKLWIKSQLVGDEISTDVDKTEEKELFVDKEINKVDEEIERRLGFKYEFIESSMLPSNISVSELKKRAYSEIIEEVSQDLFKTDFIAKPKFLQEERGLSAAERGTVIHFFMQKLDLLKGNTFGEIKEQLEELVSRELLREDEAKVININKIKNFINSNLGKRMLESASQGKKVVRELPFYTEISALEFNKELGEEYKDENIRLQGVIDAYFEEEDGIVLLDYKTDYVEEETIDKIVDRYRLQLDYYTRALEKITGKKVKERYLYLFGIDREIRV; from the coding sequence ATGGCAACAAAGTGGACCAGTGAGCAACTTATGGCTATTGATACTAGAGGATGTAATTTATTAGTTGCAGCAGCAGCAGGTTCAGGGAAGACTGCTGTACTAGTTGAAAGAATAATAAAGATTATTACCGATAAAGAAAATCCAGTGGATATAGATAGACTACTAGTTGTTACTTTTACATCTGCAGCAGCAGGAGAAATGAGAGAAAGAATAGCAGATGCTATTTCAAAGGAATTAGAAAAAGATCCTAATTCTAAGATATTACAGAAGCAGCTTACATTGCTAAGTAGAGCTAATATAACTACAATGCATTCTTTCTGTTTAGATGTAATAAGAAATAATTTTCATGAAATAGATTTAGATCCATCCTTTAGAATTAGTGATGAAACAGAAGGAACATTAATGAAGCTTGAGGCTATTACTGAAATATTTGAAGAGCTTTATGAGGCAGAAAACAAGGAATTTTTAAACTTACTAGATGCTTATGGTGGAGGAAAAGATGATAAAAGACTTCAGGATTTAGCACTAAATCTATATGAATTTTCTATGAGTGGACCATGGCCTGAAAAGTGGCTAAATGAAAAGGCAGAAGAATTTAACATAACTAGCGAAGAGGAACTAGAAAATTCTAGCTGGATAAGAGTATTAAAGGAATCAATTAGTACAGAATTACAAGGAGTAATTAGGAATTTAGAAACAGCTTTAGATTTAGCAGAAAATTCTTCAGGTTTAGAGCCTTATGGAGAAAACCTTAGGGAAGATATATCACTTATAAGGGATATAAGTGAAAAGTTATATTCTGCGAGTTTAGAAGAATTATATAGAGCAATTAGTTCCGTAGAATTTTCTAAACTTAAGAGAGTGTTAGCAAAAAATGTTGAGGAGCCAAAAGTTCAAGAGAGAATAAAGAAGGTAAGAGATGAGGCTAAAAAGTCCATGGGGGCTATTTCTCAAGAAATATTTAACGCCCCTCCAAAGGATATAATTAGTGACTTAAGAATTACTTATCCGTTAATGAAATCTTTGACTAAACTAGTTATTAAATTTAAAAATACTTATGAGGAAAAGAAAAGAGAAAGAGGAATATTAGACTTTAATGATTTAGAGCATCTTTGTTTAAAAATACTCATAAATGAAGAAACAGAATCAGTAGTACCATCACAAGTAGCACTAGGCTTTAGAGAAAAGTTTGACGAAGTATTAGTTGATGAATATCAAGATTCTAATAATGTTCAAGAAACTATAGTATCACTAGTATCAAGGAAAGAACTTGAAAATCCAAACTTATTTATGGTTGGAGATGTTAAGCAGAGTATTTATAGATTTAGGCAGGCGAAACCAGAATTATTCTTACAGAAGTATAACAGCTATTCTACTGAAGAAGGAAGTAAAAACAGAAAAATAATGCTTTATAAAAATTTCAGAAGTAGGGAAGAAGTAATAAGTGGAGTAAATTTTGTATTTAAGGAACTCATGTCTGAAACACTAGGGGAATTAGAATATACTGAAGAAGAAGCTCTAAATCTAGGGGCATCCTATCCAGAAGCAGATATAGAAGAGGCTATAATTGGTGGTGCTCTTGAACTTCATATAGGAGAAAAATCTCCAGAAGAGGCTCAAGAGGTTGAAGAAGAAAATGAAGCTACAGAGGAAGAGGATGAAGATTTAACAGGTGTACAATTAGAAGCAAGAATAGTGGGGAAAAGAATAAAGGAACTTATGACAGCTAAAGATGATAAAGCTTTCATGGTTATGGATAAGACTACGGGAACTTATAGAAAAGTTAGGTTTAAGGATATAGTAATTCTCTTAAGAGCAACTAAAAATTGGTCAACTGTGTTTTCGGAAGAATTAGGGGCTTTAGGAATACCTGTATATTCTGATACAGGTACAGGGTATTTTGAAACTATAGAAATAAGAACTATATTATCACTATTACAAATTATAGATAATCCACTTCAAGATGTACCTATGCTTGCATCCTTAAGAAGTCCTATTTTCTCATTTAATGCAAATGAATTAGGAGAACTAAGAATACTTGGAGAAAATAAATATTTTTATGAAACTATTCAAGATATAGTGGAAGATAGAATAACTGTATCTGAAGAATTCAAGGAAAAGTGTAATTATTTTATCACAAGCTTAAGTAAGTGGAGAAAAAGGGCTGCATATACGCCTATAGATGAATTCATATGGTATCTTTATATGGACACATCTTATTATGGATTTGTAGGGGCTATGCCAAATGGAGCTCAAAGGCAGGCTAACTTGAAGATTTTATTCCAAAGGGCAAAGCAATTTGAAACTACAAGTTTTAAGGGGTTATTTAATTTTATAAACTTTATTCATAAGCTAAGAAAGTCTTCAGGAGATATGGGAAGTGCAAAGATACTTGGTGAAAATGAAGATGTAGTTAGAATAATGAGTATTCATAAAAGTAAGGGTTTAGAGTTCCCAGTTGTATTTTTAAGTGGTATAGGAAAGAAATTTAATCTGATGGATTTAAATAAAGAGGTTATGTTCCACGATGAATTAGGATTAGGACCACAAGTTATAGATTTAGAAAATAGGATAACATATCCGTCCATAGCTAAGAATGCTATTAAGAGAAAAATTCTTTTAGAAACCTTATCAGAAGAAATGAGGATACTTTATGTTGCATTAACTAGAGCAAAGGAAAAGTTGATTTTAACAGGATCAGTAAGTAATTTTGAAAAAGCAGCGGAAAAATGGAATTCTTCAGCATCAATGGGTGATGAAAAGATACCAGCAGCTGAATTAATAAAGAAGAGAAGCTTTTTAGATTGGATTGGGATAGCTCTTTGCAGACATAAGGATGGAGAGATGATAAGAGGTTCTAACGAAGTTTATAAAATAATTGATGGTGATAAATCTAAATGGAACATTAAATTGTGGATAAAATCTCAGCTTGTTGGGGATGAAATTTCAACTGATGTGGATAAAACAGAAGAAAAAGAATTATTTGTAGATAAGGAAATAAATAAAGTAGATGAAGAGATTGAAAGAAGATTAGGATTTAAGTATGAATTTATAGAATCTTCAATGCTGCCATCGAACATATCCGTGTCAGAACTAAAGAAAAGAGCTTATAGTGAAATAATTGAAGAAGTTTCTCAAGATTTATTTAAAACTGACTTTATAGCTAAACCTAAGTTCTTACAAGAAGAAAGAGGATTATCTGCAGCAGAGAGAGGGACCGTTATTCATTTTTTCATGCAAAAACTTGATTTATTAAAAGGTAATACTTTTGGTGAAATAAAAGAACAGTTAGAGGAGCTTGTATCAAGAGAGTTATTAAGAGAAGATGAGGCAAAGGTAATAAATATAAATAAGATAAAAAACTTTATAAATAGTAATTTAGGAAAAAGAATGCTCGAGTCAGCGAGTCAAGGGAAAAAGGTCGTTAGAGAACTTCCTTTTTATACGGAAATAAGTGCATTAGAATTTAATAAAGAGCTTGGAGAAGAATATAAGGATGAAAATATAAGACTTCAGGGAGTTATAGATGCTTATTTTGAAGAAGAGGATGGTATAGTCTTATTAGACTATAAAACAGACTATGTAGAGGAAGAAACCATCGATAAGATAGTAGATAGATATAGACTTCAATTAGATTACTATACTCGAGCTTTGGAGAAAATTACTGGTAAAAAGGTAAAAGAAAGATATTTATATTTATTTGGTATAGATAGAGAGATTAGGGTATAA
- a CDS encoding CCA tRNA nucleotidyltransferase, whose translation MFISYPNEVKYIIDKLKDNGFEGFLVGGSVRNSLLSLAPKDFDITTNALPEDVIRIFDKTIPTGLKHGTVTVMKNSIPFEVTTYRIDGEYKDNRRPEEVKFVSSLKEDLARRDFTINAFAYNETDGLMDYFNGIDDLNSKLIRAVGDANKRFQEDALRMLRAIRFSCQLGFSIEKDTLEAIEKNSELILNISSERIREEFLKILTSSYPTSGLRLLNSTGILKHILPELQATVDFDQKTPYHNKDVFEHTLSVVDMVPNKVHLRVAALFHDIAKPPCFFIGEDGHGHFYNHQNIGAEMCVSILKRLTFDNDTINKASILVKEHMNILFNPTDAALKRLINRVSIDLVFDLFELQRADILSSAPPFKVLSDLDYMEKRTKEILESSEPLSKNSLKVNGKVIMDSLNLKPSKEVGVILDYLMDRVLEDPNLNDKDTLISLATEYYKKRTDNNL comes from the coding sequence ATGTTTATTTCTTACCCCAATGAAGTTAAGTATATTATAGATAAATTAAAGGATAATGGCTTTGAGGGCTTTTTAGTTGGTGGATCAGTTAGAAATTCCTTATTATCCTTAGCTCCAAAGGATTTCGATATAACAACAAATGCTCTTCCGGAGGATGTTATAAGAATCTTTGATAAAACAATCCCTACTGGTCTAAAGCATGGAACTGTAACAGTAATGAAGAATTCTATTCCTTTTGAAGTTACTACCTATAGAATTGATGGGGAATATAAAGACAATAGAAGACCAGAAGAAGTAAAATTTGTTTCCTCTCTCAAAGAAGATTTAGCTCGAAGAGATTTCACTATAAATGCTTTTGCATATAATGAAACAGATGGTTTAATGGATTATTTTAATGGCATAGATGATTTAAATTCAAAGCTTATACGAGCTGTTGGAGATGCAAATAAAAGATTTCAAGAAGATGCCTTAAGAATGCTAAGAGCTATTCGTTTTTCTTGCCAACTAGGTTTTAGTATTGAAAAAGATACTCTAGAAGCAATTGAAAAAAATTCTGAACTCATTCTTAATATAAGCTCAGAGAGAATAAGAGAAGAATTCCTTAAGATTTTAACTTCATCATATCCTACTAGTGGTTTAAGGTTATTAAATTCTACTGGTATACTTAAGCATATACTACCTGAACTTCAAGCTACTGTTGATTTTGATCAAAAAACTCCATATCATAATAAGGATGTGTTTGAACATACACTCTCTGTTGTTGATATGGTTCCTAATAAAGTTCACTTAAGGGTAGCAGCCTTATTTCATGATATAGCTAAACCTCCTTGCTTCTTTATTGGAGAAGATGGTCACGGACACTTTTACAATCATCAAAATATTGGAGCTGAAATGTGCGTAAGTATTTTAAAAAGGCTAACATTTGATAATGATACTATTAATAAAGCATCTATCTTAGTTAAGGAACATATGAATATTTTGTTCAATCCTACAGATGCTGCACTAAAAAGGTTAATTAATAGGGTTTCCATAGACTTAGTTTTTGATTTATTTGAATTACAGCGGGCCGATATTTTATCATCAGCTCCCCCATTTAAGGTTTTGTCTGACTTAGACTATATGGAAAAGAGAACTAAAGAAATACTAGAATCTTCTGAACCTTTAAGTAAAAATTCATTAAAGGTAAATGGTAAAGTAATCATGGATTCTCTAAACTTAAAACCTAGTAAAGAAGTTGGCGTTATTTTAGACTACTTAATGGATAGGGTTCTTGAAGATCCAAATCTCAATGATAAAGACACATTAATATCACTTGCTACTGAATATTATAAAAAAAGGACTGACAATAACTTATGA